In Salvelinus namaycush isolate Seneca unplaced genomic scaffold, SaNama_1.0 Scaffold161, whole genome shotgun sequence, the following proteins share a genomic window:
- the LOC120037190 gene encoding putative oxidoreductase GLYR1 isoform X1, whose product MATVHLRIGDLVWGKLGRYPPWPGKVVSPPKDLKKPRGKKCHFVKFFGTEDHAWIKVEQLKPYHPHKEEMIKINKGKRFQQAVDAVEDFLKKKEKQGGKEQSSEGKGDSKGKKTPTKPLKILEEDDEDLSALKDPSEKDLTDSEPSSVERLGGLGTTGPVSGFKWESSPVQDDPHFHHFLLSQTEKPASSMEPISKRLKIVEEDTRSTSIQAADSTAINGSITPTDKRIGFLGLGLMGSGIVSNLLKMGHVVTVWNRTVEKCDLFIQEGARLGRTPAEVVSMCDITFSCVSDPKAARDLVLGPSGVLQGIRPGKCYVEMSTVDPETITELSQVISSRGGRFLEAPVAGSQQVSNEGMLVILAAGDRTVYEDCSSCFQAMGKTSFFLGEVGNAARMMLILNMVQGSFMATIAEGLTLAQATGQSQHTFLDILSQGQMASTFVDQKCQNILQGNFKPDYYLKHIQKDLRLAISMGDTANHPTPMAAAANEVYKRAKALDQSDNDMSAVYRAYIH is encoded by the exons ATGGCGACGGTGCATCTGAGAATCGGGGACCTAGTTTG GGGAAAGCTCGGGCGCTATCCTCCGTGGCCAGGCAAG GTCGTCAGTCCTCCAAAGGACCTGAAAAAGCCAAGAGGGAAAAAATGTCATTTTGTCAAATTCTTTGGAACTGAAGACCA tgCCTGGATAAAGGTGGAGCAGCTGAAGCCATACCACCCCCACAAAGAGGAGATGATCAAGATCAACAAGGGCAAACGTTTCCAACAGGCTGTGGATGCAGTGGAAGACTTCCtgaaaaagaaagagaaacagGGGGGGAAAGAACAG AGCTCTGAGGGGAAAGGAGACTCTAAAGGGAAGAAGACACCAACTAAACCTCTGAAGATCCTAGAGGAAGATGATGAAGACCTCAGTGCCCTGAAAGACCCCTCTGAGAAG GACCTAACTGACTCAGAGCCGTCCAGTGTTGAGCGACTAGGGGGCCTGGGAACTACTGGACCTGTCTCGGGATTCAAATGGGAGAGCAGT CCAGTACAGGATGATCCCCATTTCCACCACTTTCTGCTCAGCCAGACTGAGAAG cCTGCCTCATCCATGGAGCCTATCAGTAAACGCCTGAAGATCGTTGAGGAG GACACGAGGTCAACGTCTATCCAAGCTGCAGACAGCACCGCCATCAACGGCAGTATTACTCCCACAGACAAACG GATAGGGTTCCTAGGGCTGGGGCTTATGGGTAGCGGAATAGTGTCCAACCTGTTGAAGATGGGTCACGTCGTCACAGTGTGGAATCGCACAGTAGAAAAG TGTGACCTGTTCATCCAGGAAGGGGCCAGGTTAGGGCGGACCCCAGCAGAGGTGGTCTCCATGTGTGACATCACCTTCTCCTGCGTCTCAGACCCCAAGGCTGCCAGGGAT TTGGTGCTGGGTCCCAGTGGAGTGCTCCAGGGCATCAGGCCAGGGAAATGTTACGTAGAGATGTCTACCGTGGACCCAGAGACCATCACAGAGCtctcacag GTGATATCGTCGCGGGGCGGCCGCTTCCTGGAGGCTCCTGTGGCTGGAAGCCAGCAGGTGTCTAACGAGGGCATGCTGGTCATCCTAGCGGCCGGAGACAGGACGGTCTACGAAGACTGCAGCTCCTGTTTCCAGGCCATGGGCAAGACCTCATTCTTCCTAG GTGAGGTGGGTAACGCAGCGAGGAtgatgctgatcctcaacatggtaCAGGGAAGCTTCATGGCAACCATCGCCGAGGGGCTGACCCTAGCCCAGGCCACAGGCCAATCACAGCATACCTTCCTGGACATCCTGTCTCAGGGTCAGATGGCCAGCACCTTCGTGGACCAAAAATGCCAGA ATATCCTACAGGGCAACTTCAAACCAGACTACTATTTGAAACACATTCAGAAGGATCTGAGGCTAGCCATCTCCATGGGCGACACAGCCAATCACCCGACCCCTATGGCTGCAGCAGCCAATGAG gTCTACAAGAGGGCTAAAGCACTGGACCAGTCAGACAACGACATGTCAGCTGTCTACAGAGCCTACATTCACTAA
- the LOC120037190 gene encoding putative oxidoreductase GLYR1 isoform X3 → MATVHLRIGDLVWGKLGRYPPWPGKVVSPPKDLKKPRGKKCHFVKFFGTEDHAWIKVEQLKPYHPHKEEMIKINKGKRFQQAVDAVEDFLKKKEKQGGKEQSSEGKGDSKGKKTPTKPLKILEEDDEDLSALKDPSEKDLTDSEPSSVERLGGLGTTGPVSGFKWESSDTRSTSIQAADSTAINGSITPTDKRIGFLGLGLMGSGIVSNLLKMGHVVTVWNRTVEKCDLFIQEGARLGRTPAEVVSMCDITFSCVSDPKAARDLVLGPSGVLQGIRPGKCYVEMSTVDPETITELSQVISSRGGRFLEAPVAGSQQVSNEGMLVILAAGDRTVYEDCSSCFQAMGKTSFFLGEVGNAARMMLILNMVQGSFMATIAEGLTLAQATGQSQHTFLDILSQGQMASTFVDQKCQNILQGNFKPDYYLKHIQKDLRLAISMGDTANHPTPMAAAANEVYKRAKALDQSDNDMSAVYRAYIH, encoded by the exons ATGGCGACGGTGCATCTGAGAATCGGGGACCTAGTTTG GGGAAAGCTCGGGCGCTATCCTCCGTGGCCAGGCAAG GTCGTCAGTCCTCCAAAGGACCTGAAAAAGCCAAGAGGGAAAAAATGTCATTTTGTCAAATTCTTTGGAACTGAAGACCA tgCCTGGATAAAGGTGGAGCAGCTGAAGCCATACCACCCCCACAAAGAGGAGATGATCAAGATCAACAAGGGCAAACGTTTCCAACAGGCTGTGGATGCAGTGGAAGACTTCCtgaaaaagaaagagaaacagGGGGGGAAAGAACAG AGCTCTGAGGGGAAAGGAGACTCTAAAGGGAAGAAGACACCAACTAAACCTCTGAAGATCCTAGAGGAAGATGATGAAGACCTCAGTGCCCTGAAAGACCCCTCTGAGAAG GACCTAACTGACTCAGAGCCGTCCAGTGTTGAGCGACTAGGGGGCCTGGGAACTACTGGACCTGTCTCGGGATTCAAATGGGAGAGCAGT GACACGAGGTCAACGTCTATCCAAGCTGCAGACAGCACCGCCATCAACGGCAGTATTACTCCCACAGACAAACG GATAGGGTTCCTAGGGCTGGGGCTTATGGGTAGCGGAATAGTGTCCAACCTGTTGAAGATGGGTCACGTCGTCACAGTGTGGAATCGCACAGTAGAAAAG TGTGACCTGTTCATCCAGGAAGGGGCCAGGTTAGGGCGGACCCCAGCAGAGGTGGTCTCCATGTGTGACATCACCTTCTCCTGCGTCTCAGACCCCAAGGCTGCCAGGGAT TTGGTGCTGGGTCCCAGTGGAGTGCTCCAGGGCATCAGGCCAGGGAAATGTTACGTAGAGATGTCTACCGTGGACCCAGAGACCATCACAGAGCtctcacag GTGATATCGTCGCGGGGCGGCCGCTTCCTGGAGGCTCCTGTGGCTGGAAGCCAGCAGGTGTCTAACGAGGGCATGCTGGTCATCCTAGCGGCCGGAGACAGGACGGTCTACGAAGACTGCAGCTCCTGTTTCCAGGCCATGGGCAAGACCTCATTCTTCCTAG GTGAGGTGGGTAACGCAGCGAGGAtgatgctgatcctcaacatggtaCAGGGAAGCTTCATGGCAACCATCGCCGAGGGGCTGACCCTAGCCCAGGCCACAGGCCAATCACAGCATACCTTCCTGGACATCCTGTCTCAGGGTCAGATGGCCAGCACCTTCGTGGACCAAAAATGCCAGA ATATCCTACAGGGCAACTTCAAACCAGACTACTATTTGAAACACATTCAGAAGGATCTGAGGCTAGCCATCTCCATGGGCGACACAGCCAATCACCCGACCCCTATGGCTGCAGCAGCCAATGAG gTCTACAAGAGGGCTAAAGCACTGGACCAGTCAGACAACGACATGTCAGCTGTCTACAGAGCCTACATTCACTAA
- the LOC120037190 gene encoding putative oxidoreductase GLYR1 isoform X2, giving the protein MATVHLRIGDLVWGKLGRYPPWPGKVVSPPKDLKKPRGKKCHFVKFFGTEDHAWIKVEQLKPYHPHKEEMIKINKGKRFQQAVDAVEDFLKKKEKQGGKEQSSEGKGDSKGKKTPTKPLKILEEDDEDLSALKDPSEKDLTDSEPSSVERLGGLGTTGPVSGFKWESSPASSMEPISKRLKIVEEDTRSTSIQAADSTAINGSITPTDKRIGFLGLGLMGSGIVSNLLKMGHVVTVWNRTVEKCDLFIQEGARLGRTPAEVVSMCDITFSCVSDPKAARDLVLGPSGVLQGIRPGKCYVEMSTVDPETITELSQVISSRGGRFLEAPVAGSQQVSNEGMLVILAAGDRTVYEDCSSCFQAMGKTSFFLGEVGNAARMMLILNMVQGSFMATIAEGLTLAQATGQSQHTFLDILSQGQMASTFVDQKCQNILQGNFKPDYYLKHIQKDLRLAISMGDTANHPTPMAAAANEVYKRAKALDQSDNDMSAVYRAYIH; this is encoded by the exons ATGGCGACGGTGCATCTGAGAATCGGGGACCTAGTTTG GGGAAAGCTCGGGCGCTATCCTCCGTGGCCAGGCAAG GTCGTCAGTCCTCCAAAGGACCTGAAAAAGCCAAGAGGGAAAAAATGTCATTTTGTCAAATTCTTTGGAACTGAAGACCA tgCCTGGATAAAGGTGGAGCAGCTGAAGCCATACCACCCCCACAAAGAGGAGATGATCAAGATCAACAAGGGCAAACGTTTCCAACAGGCTGTGGATGCAGTGGAAGACTTCCtgaaaaagaaagagaaacagGGGGGGAAAGAACAG AGCTCTGAGGGGAAAGGAGACTCTAAAGGGAAGAAGACACCAACTAAACCTCTGAAGATCCTAGAGGAAGATGATGAAGACCTCAGTGCCCTGAAAGACCCCTCTGAGAAG GACCTAACTGACTCAGAGCCGTCCAGTGTTGAGCGACTAGGGGGCCTGGGAACTACTGGACCTGTCTCGGGATTCAAATGGGAGAGCAGT cCTGCCTCATCCATGGAGCCTATCAGTAAACGCCTGAAGATCGTTGAGGAG GACACGAGGTCAACGTCTATCCAAGCTGCAGACAGCACCGCCATCAACGGCAGTATTACTCCCACAGACAAACG GATAGGGTTCCTAGGGCTGGGGCTTATGGGTAGCGGAATAGTGTCCAACCTGTTGAAGATGGGTCACGTCGTCACAGTGTGGAATCGCACAGTAGAAAAG TGTGACCTGTTCATCCAGGAAGGGGCCAGGTTAGGGCGGACCCCAGCAGAGGTGGTCTCCATGTGTGACATCACCTTCTCCTGCGTCTCAGACCCCAAGGCTGCCAGGGAT TTGGTGCTGGGTCCCAGTGGAGTGCTCCAGGGCATCAGGCCAGGGAAATGTTACGTAGAGATGTCTACCGTGGACCCAGAGACCATCACAGAGCtctcacag GTGATATCGTCGCGGGGCGGCCGCTTCCTGGAGGCTCCTGTGGCTGGAAGCCAGCAGGTGTCTAACGAGGGCATGCTGGTCATCCTAGCGGCCGGAGACAGGACGGTCTACGAAGACTGCAGCTCCTGTTTCCAGGCCATGGGCAAGACCTCATTCTTCCTAG GTGAGGTGGGTAACGCAGCGAGGAtgatgctgatcctcaacatggtaCAGGGAAGCTTCATGGCAACCATCGCCGAGGGGCTGACCCTAGCCCAGGCCACAGGCCAATCACAGCATACCTTCCTGGACATCCTGTCTCAGGGTCAGATGGCCAGCACCTTCGTGGACCAAAAATGCCAGA ATATCCTACAGGGCAACTTCAAACCAGACTACTATTTGAAACACATTCAGAAGGATCTGAGGCTAGCCATCTCCATGGGCGACACAGCCAATCACCCGACCCCTATGGCTGCAGCAGCCAATGAG gTCTACAAGAGGGCTAAAGCACTGGACCAGTCAGACAACGACATGTCAGCTGTCTACAGAGCCTACATTCACTAA